The Microcebus murinus isolate Inina chromosome 4, M.murinus_Inina_mat1.0, whole genome shotgun sequence genome has a segment encoding these proteins:
- the GMIP gene encoding GEM-interacting protein isoform X5, whose protein sequence is MSYTPFPQLLRAGRGTVTSFGAWTTLKSHWGTTLEMLAGDPVLPGDPEPNKAPPAAVNSEASCWSSPCPEGPAPLTGEELDLRLIRTKGGVDAALEYAKTWTRYAKELLAWTEKRANYELEFAKSTMKIAEAGKVSIHQQAQSHMPLQYIYTLFLEHDLNLGALAMETVAQQKRDYYQPLAAKRTEIEKWRKEFKEQWVKEQKRMNEAVQALRRAQLQYVQRSEDLRARSQGSPEDPAPQASPGPSKQQERRRRSREEAQAKAHEAEALYQACVREANARQQDLETAKQRIVSHVRKLVLQGDEVLRRVTLGLFQLRRAQAERGPRAFAALAECCEPFEPGQRYQEFVRAVQPEPPPPPPPAFSFQEFIPSAHSSPLDTRKKLSGPPPPRLDESSAEPGTWEDSGTSWQGTPGPTPGSDVDSVGGGSESRSMDSPTSSPGPDTRRLVKVSSIGTESSDDFEERDPDLGDGLENGLGSPLKKWTLSSAAQTHRLRRLRGPAKCRECEAFMVSGIECEECFLTCHKRCLETLLILCGHKRLPARTPLFGVDFLQVPRDFPEEVPFVVTRCTAEIEHRALGVQGIYRVSGSRVRVERLCQAFENGRALVELSGNSPHDVSSVLKRFLQELTDPVIPFHLYDAFISLAKTLHADPGDNPGTPSPSPEVIRSLKTLLVQLPDSNYNTLRHLVAHLFRVAAQFEENKMSANNLGIVFGPTLLRSPDGPWAAGSIPVTCLLDSGHQAQLVEFLIVHYEQIFGMDELPLATEPPPRDSSPQLLLPHLGPEPQPPALALDPDPDPKPQIALEKHAEATPPEIPTPQGDQREEEAEDTKDGEGEAFSQGPEDLLLGTQSRGHFSRQPVKYPRGGMRPVTHQLSSLALVAFKLCEETPVTSVPRGSLRGRGPGPAATSREGSPLRRAPLPKHFEITQETARLLSKLDSEAVPKATCFPEPQPEEAEDHL, encoded by the exons ATGTCTTacactcccttcccccagctcctgaGGGCAGGAAGAGGTACAGTGACATCTTTCGGAGCCTGGACAACCTTGAAATCTCACTGGGGAAC GACCCTTGAGATGCTGGCTGGAGACCCTGTACTCCCAGGAGACCCAGAGCCTAACAAGGCCCCCCCAGCTGCTGTG AACAGTGAAGCCAGCTGTTGGAGCAGCCCCTGCCCAGAGGGTCCTGCACCCCTCACAG GGGAGGAACTGGACTTGCGGCTCATTCGGACCAAGGGAGGTGTCGATGCAGCCCTGGAATATGCCAAGACCTGGACCCGCTATGCCAAGGAGCTGCTGGCCTGGACAGAGAAGAGAGCCAACTATG AGCTGGAGTTTGCTAAAAGCACCATGAAGATCGCCGAAGCTGGCAAGGTGTCCATCCACCAGCAG gcccagaGCCACATGCCTCTGCAATACATCTATACCTTGTTTCTGGAGCACGACCTCAACCTGGGAGCCCTCGCCATGGAGACAGTGGCCCAGCAGAAAAGAGACTACTACCAG CCCCTGGCTGCCAAACGGACTGAGATTGAGAAGTGGCGGAAGGAGTTCAAGGAGCAGTGGGTGAAGGAGCAGAAGCGGATG AACGAGGCGGTGCAGGCACTGCGGCGGGCCCAGCTCCAGTACGTGCAGCGCAGTGAGGACCTACGGGCGCGTTCCCAGGGGTCCCCTGAGGATCCGGCCCCCCAGGCCTCACCTGGACCCAGCAAGCAGCAGGAGCGGCGAAGGCGCTCGCGAGAGGAGGCCCAGGCCAAG GCGCACGAGGCAGAGGCGCTGTACCAGGCCTGCGTCCGCGAGGCCAACGCACGGCAGCAGGACCTGGAGACCGCCAAGCAGCGGATCGTGTCCCACGTGCGCAAGCTGGTGTTGCAGGGGGACGAAGTGCTGAGACGC GTGACCCTGGGCCTGTTCCAGCTAAGGCGGGCGCAGGCAGAGCGTGGTCCCCGTGCCTTCGCCGCCCTGGCCGAGTGCTGTGAGCCCTTTGAGCCCGGCCAGCGCTACCAGGAGTTCGTGCGGGCGGTGCAGCCTgagcccccgccgcccccaccgCCCGCCTTCTCCTTCCAGGAGTTCATTCCCTCGGCACACAG CTCCCCTCTGGACACCAGAAAGAAACTCTCCGGGCCCCCACCTCCAAGGCTGGATGAGAGTTCAGCTGAGCCAGGCACTTGGGAGGACTCAGGCACCAGCTGGCAGG GGACTCCAGGCCCCACGCCAGGCAGTGATGTGGACAGCGTGGGCGGCGGCAGTGAGTCTCGATCCATGGACTCTCCCACTTCCAGCCCAG GCCCTGACACACGGCGGCTGGTGAAGGTTTCATCTATAGGCACCGAGTCCTCAGATGACTTTGAGGAGCGAGACCCTG ACCTGGGAGACGGGCTGGAGAATGGGCTGGGCAGCCCCTTGAAGAAGTGGACGCTGTCCAGCGCAGCTCAGACCCACCGGCTGCGGCGGCTGCGGGGCCCAGCCAAGTGCCGCGAGTGCGAAGCCTTCATGGTCAGCGGGATCGAGTGTGAGGAG TGCTTTCTGACCTGCCACAAGCGCTGCCTTGAGACTCTGCTGATCCTCTGTGGACACAAGCGGCTCCCTGCCCGGACACCCCTCTTTGGGGTCGACTTCCTGCAAGTGCCCAGGGACTTCCCAGAAGAGGTTCCCTTTGTGGTCACCAGGTGCACAGCCGAGATAGAACACCGCGCCCTGGGTGTGCAG GGCATTTACCGGGTCAGCGGCTCCCGGGTCCGGGTGGAGCGGCTGTGCCAGGCTTTTGAGAATGGCCGTGCATTGGTGGAGCTCTCAGGGAACTCGCCTCACGATGTCTCGAGTGTGCTCAAGCGATTTCTCCAGGAG CTCACCGACCCCGTGATCCCCTTCCACCTCTACGACGCCTTCATCTCTCTGGCTAAGACCCTGCATGCAGACCCTGGGGACAACCCCgggacccccagccccagccctgaggTTATCCGCTCGCTGAAGACCCTCTTGGTACAGCTGCCTGACTCTAACTACAACACCCTGCGCCACCTGGTGGCCCATCTGTTCAG GGTGGCTGCACAGTTTGAGGAAAACAAGATGTCTGCCAACAATTTGGGCATTGTGTTTGGGCCAACACTGCTGCGGTCACCAGATGGTCCATGGGCAGCTGGCAGCATCCCTGTCACCTGCCTGCTGGACTCCGGGCACCAGGCCCAGCTTGTGGAATTCCTCATCGTGCACTACGAGCAGATCTTCGGGATGGATGAGCTGCCCTTGGCCACTGAGCCCCCACCCCGAGACTCCAGCCCCCAGCTGCTACTGCCACACCTTGGCCCGgaaccccagcccccagccctagCCTtggaccctgacccagaccccaAGCCCCAGATTGCCCTGGAGAAGCATGCTGAGGCCACGCCCCCCGAG ATTCCAACTCCACAAGGTgaccagagagaggaagaggctgaAGACACCAAagatggggaaggggaag cgTTCAGCCAAGGCCCTGAGGACTTACTCCTGGGGACACAGTCTCGAGGCCACTTCAGCCGCCAGCCAGTGAAGTATCCCCGGGGGGGCATGCGGCCTGTCACCCACCAGCTGTCCAGCTTGGCCCTGGTGGCTTTCAAGCTGTGCGAAGAGACCCCAGTCACATCAGTGCCCAGAGGGAGTTTGCGGGGGCgggggcctggccctgctgccacCTCCCGTGAGGGCAGCCCCCTGCGCCGTGCCCCGCTGCCTAAGCATTTTGAGATCACCCAGGAGACAGCCCGGCTACTCTCCAAGCTGGACAGTGAGGCTGTGCCCAAGGCCACCTGCTTCCCGGAGCCCCAGCCCGAGGAAGCGGAGGACCATCTCTGA